One window from the genome of Lentibacillus daqui encodes:
- a CDS encoding NCS2 family permease, translating to MKGDLFQLKQHETSVKQEVTAGLIGFFTIVYIIAVNSLILSEAGIPLKGAMLATILTSFTGCLIMGLWANAPILVVPGMGINAMFTYTLVESMGLSWQEALGVTVISGLIFILISFSSLTTVISDAIPDALKEAINIGIGFFLMFIGLENGRLIERGSTSIIALGDFSDPQVLATILTLVIALVLFIRNVKGNFLWTIFVGIIIAALFGIIPSGSNGSFSLRGYREVFGSFSLANWASLPFLIAVFSITMVVMFENIGTISGHLALAKQPRKFKKAFQANGISVMLSGIFGTSPTVSTAESTAAIAAGGRTGLTTITTGILFLVTTFFIPYIHMVPANAIAPILIIIGGLMVQNIRHLDFSDLTEAFPAIFIMIMIPFTYSIADGIAIGFIMYTVLKFATGHARKVSSAFYIIAGLFLLNFIFQFT from the coding sequence ATGAAGGGAGACCTGTTTCAATTAAAGCAACATGAGACAAGTGTAAAACAGGAAGTAACAGCTGGGTTAATTGGCTTTTTCACCATTGTTTATATTATTGCCGTTAATTCGCTGATATTATCGGAGGCGGGCATTCCATTGAAAGGGGCGATGTTGGCTACCATTCTCACCTCTTTTACCGGATGTTTAATCATGGGTTTATGGGCCAATGCACCGATCCTAGTCGTTCCTGGAATGGGAATTAATGCCATGTTTACCTATACACTTGTCGAATCTATGGGGCTTTCCTGGCAAGAAGCACTGGGAGTAACCGTCATCTCCGGTCTGATTTTTATATTAATCTCATTTTCTTCATTGACCACAGTGATTAGTGATGCGATACCGGATGCATTGAAAGAGGCAATTAATATTGGGATCGGATTTTTTCTAATGTTTATTGGTCTCGAAAATGGCCGTCTCATTGAACGGGGCAGCACATCCATCATTGCCCTGGGTGACTTTAGCGATCCTCAAGTGTTGGCGACTATATTAACTTTAGTCATTGCTTTGGTTTTGTTCATTCGGAATGTGAAGGGAAACTTTCTTTGGACTATTTTTGTTGGCATCATTATTGCAGCCTTGTTTGGGATTATACCTTCGGGGTCGAATGGGTCCTTTTCACTGCGGGGCTATCGTGAAGTATTTGGATCTTTTTCATTGGCGAATTGGGCATCATTACCATTTCTCATTGCCGTTTTTTCGATAACGATGGTTGTGATGTTCGAGAATATTGGTACCATTTCGGGGCATTTGGCTTTGGCTAAGCAACCACGGAAATTTAAAAAGGCATTTCAAGCAAATGGTATTTCTGTCATGCTTTCGGGTATTTTCGGAACCAGTCCAACAGTATCAACTGCTGAATCTACTGCAGCCATTGCAGCGGGAGGACGGACAGGGCTAACGACAATCACTACAGGTATTTTATTTTTAGTCACTACTTTTTTCATTCCATACATTCATATGGTTCCTGCTAATGCGATTGCACCGATTTTAATCATTATAGGTGGTTTAATGGTGCAAAATATCAGGCATTTGGATTTTAGTGATTTAACAGAAGCCTTTCCTGCAATTTTTATTATGATCATGATCCCGTTCACGTATAGCATTGCAGATGGTATTGCCATTGGATTCATTATGTATACAGTTTTAAAATTCGCAACAGGTCACGCAAGGAAAGTTTCATCCGCGTTCTATATCATTGCTGGTTTATTTTTGTTGAATTTTATATTTCAATTTACTTGA
- a CDS encoding Uma2 family endonuclease codes for MLYNNLTRTGYGRWKKCQVFAAPIDVYLFQNTNKKWIDENVRNWLIPNLIIVCDPNKIKRSKIVGAPDLVVEIISPPSAKIDRLDKRLAYQHAGVLEYWIIDPANQLVEVYLLKGRSLELDNVYNREDSISVHVLDNLMIDLRMIFPEREE; via the coding sequence TTGTTATATAATAATCTTACAAGGACAGGGTACGGAAGGTGGAAAAAATGTCAGGTATTTGCTGCACCAATTGATGTTTATCTATTCCAGAATACGAATAAGAAGTGGATTGATGAAAATGTTAGAAATTGGCTTATACCGAATTTAATCATAGTTTGTGATCCAAACAAGATCAAACGGAGCAAAATTGTGGGTGCTCCTGATTTGGTTGTTGAGATAATATCTCCACCTTCAGCAAAGATCGATCGTTTGGACAAAAGATTGGCATACCAACATGCTGGAGTCTTGGAATATTGGATTATTGATCCCGCTAATCAGCTTGTTGAAGTCTATCTCCTAAAAGGACGTTCATTGGAGCTTGATAACGTATATAATAGAGAGGATTCCATTTCCGTGCATGTTTTGGATAACCTGATGATTGATTTGAGGATGATTTTTCCTGAACGGGAAGAATAG
- a CDS encoding Nramp family divalent metal transporter — MDKTRNSSNEHGWLKHSSNISLEEVNNSVSIPENAGFWRKFLAFAGPGSLVAVGYVDPGNWATSIAGGTRFGYTLLSIILISNLMAMLLQTLAAKLGIVTGRDLAQATRDATGKKTATILWLLTELAIIATDLAEVIGSAIALNLLFGIPLLWGILITTLDVLLLLLLQRKGFRIIESIVAVLMATIFFIFVFEVIASKPEISALLGGYIPKPEIVVNPNMLFISLGILGATVMPHNLYLHSSIVQTRQYKRTEKGRKEAIKFSVADAIFSLTIAFLINSAILILGASAFHGTGIQVSEIEEAYKLLSPTVGIGIASTLFAVALLASGQNSTITGTLSGQIVMEGFVHMRISPWLRRVITRLIAVVPAFVVTWIAGSRGTADLLLWSQVVLSLQLPFAVVPLVLFTSSKEKMGQFANSNMIKTLAWICTAVIIVLNVFLVVYILLTGHDLG, encoded by the coding sequence ATGGATAAAACGCGTAATTCGTCTAATGAACATGGATGGTTAAAACACAGTTCCAATATAAGTTTGGAAGAAGTTAATAATTCTGTTTCTATTCCCGAAAATGCTGGCTTTTGGCGCAAATTCTTGGCGTTTGCCGGTCCGGGGTCATTGGTGGCTGTCGGGTATGTTGATCCGGGGAACTGGGCAACTTCTATTGCCGGGGGAACCCGATTTGGCTATACACTATTATCGATTATCTTAATTTCCAATTTAATGGCGATGTTACTGCAAACGCTGGCTGCAAAACTTGGCATTGTAACTGGACGTGACTTGGCCCAGGCGACACGTGATGCAACCGGCAAGAAAACAGCAACCATTCTTTGGCTGTTAACCGAACTTGCGATTATTGCCACAGATCTGGCGGAGGTAATCGGGTCGGCCATTGCTTTGAATTTATTGTTTGGTATTCCACTATTATGGGGCATTTTGATTACCACACTGGATGTTTTATTGCTTCTGTTACTGCAGCGAAAAGGGTTCCGGATTATTGAATCAATAGTTGCTGTACTAATGGCCACCATCTTTTTTATCTTTGTATTTGAAGTGATTGCATCCAAGCCGGAAATCTCGGCATTACTTGGAGGTTATATTCCAAAACCCGAGATTGTGGTGAATCCTAATATGCTGTTTATTTCACTCGGTATCTTGGGTGCAACAGTGATGCCGCATAACCTTTACCTGCATTCATCGATTGTGCAAACGAGACAATATAAACGAACCGAAAAAGGAAGGAAAGAAGCCATTAAATTTTCCGTAGCCGATGCGATTTTTTCTTTGACGATTGCCTTTTTAATTAACTCGGCTATCCTTATTCTCGGCGCATCAGCCTTTCACGGAACCGGGATTCAGGTTTCAGAAATCGAGGAGGCTTATAAGCTGTTAAGTCCAACAGTTGGTATCGGGATTGCCAGTACATTATTCGCTGTTGCTTTGTTGGCATCAGGGCAAAACTCCACGATTACCGGAACACTGTCCGGGCAAATTGTCATGGAAGGTTTTGTTCATATGCGGATCTCGCCATGGCTGCGTCGGGTGATTACCAGATTGATTGCGGTTGTTCCGGCCTTTGTCGTCACATGGATTGCCGGATCCCGCGGGACAGCGGATTTGCTGCTGTGGAGTCAGGTCGTCCTCAGCCTGCAGTTGCCATTTGCTGTTGTACCGCTTGTATTATTTACCAGCAGTAAAGAGAAAATGGGGCAATTTGCCAACAGCAACATGATAAAAACACTCGCCTGGATATGTACAGCAGTGATTATCGTACTGAATGTATTCCTCGTTGTTTATATTTTGTTAACAGGTCACGATTTAGGATAG
- a CDS encoding MFS transporter, which translates to MSTATQQATLEKFPDIGIQDDPSLLKQPKAVWAVFFSCIIAFMGLGLVDPILPAIATQLDASTSQVTLLFTSYNAVMAVAMLVTGSLTSRIGMKRTLLLGIVIIALFSALGRASSGVWEVIGMRGGWGLGNALFVATALTAITTLSNSGNAKAVILYEAAIGLGISIGPLLGGWLGAMSWRGPFFGVAVLMVFAFIFLITVMPKTQPATSKGPAKKTSLADPFRALKHRSLLVFGTSAALYNFGFFTLLAYAPFVLGLDEHGLGFVFLGWGILLAITSVFTAPKLEQHVGTVKSLSLVLLLFGVLLAVMGIFTSTQWLLIACVIIAGALLGNNNTLITTAVMNATDVERSTASAAYSFLRFLGGAVAPFLAGKLSEIFNPHVPFIVGSVFVFLSVLVIVCNYKHIKHVDDVEGAH; encoded by the coding sequence ATGTCAACAGCAACACAACAAGCAACGTTGGAAAAGTTCCCGGATATCGGTATCCAGGATGATCCTAGTCTTTTAAAACAGCCAAAAGCGGTTTGGGCTGTATTCTTTTCTTGTATTATCGCCTTTATGGGGCTTGGTCTTGTGGATCCGATTCTGCCCGCTATTGCCACACAGCTTGATGCATCAACCAGTCAAGTCACCTTGTTATTTACCAGCTATAATGCCGTGATGGCGGTGGCTATGCTTGTTACGGGCAGCCTGACATCGCGTATTGGCATGAAGCGTACACTACTTCTGGGTATTGTAATTATTGCGCTGTTCTCTGCACTTGGCAGAGCTTCAAGCGGTGTTTGGGAAGTCATCGGAATGCGTGGTGGCTGGGGACTTGGCAATGCCTTGTTTGTCGCAACGGCATTAACAGCTATTACCACTCTATCAAACAGTGGAAATGCTAAAGCGGTCATTTTGTATGAAGCCGCTATTGGACTTGGCATTTCGATTGGGCCGTTACTAGGGGGCTGGCTTGGTGCGATGTCCTGGCGCGGGCCATTTTTCGGTGTAGCTGTTTTGATGGTGTTTGCCTTCATTTTTTTGATAACCGTGATGCCCAAAACGCAACCAGCAACATCTAAGGGGCCGGCTAAAAAAACATCGCTTGCTGATCCGTTTCGAGCCTTGAAACATCGTTCATTGCTCGTATTTGGCACATCGGCTGCATTATATAACTTTGGCTTTTTCACATTATTGGCATATGCCCCATTCGTCCTTGGATTGGATGAACATGGATTAGGCTTTGTATTCCTGGGATGGGGTATTTTATTGGCGATCACCTCTGTATTCACGGCGCCAAAATTGGAACAGCATGTCGGTACAGTCAAATCATTGTCCCTCGTGCTTCTACTTTTCGGTGTTTTGCTTGCGGTAATGGGAATATTCACATCGACGCAATGGCTGTTAATCGCATGTGTCATCATCGCTGGTGCTTTGTTGGGAAACAATAACACATTGATCACAACAGCTGTTATGAATGCAACGGATGTAGAGCGTTCAACTGCATCAGCCGCATACAGCTTCCTGCGTTTTTTGGGTGGTGCGGTTGCTCCGTTTTTAGCAGGAAAACTTTCCGAGATTTTCAATCCACATGTACCATTTATTGTTGGTTCTGTGTTTGTATTTTTATCTGTGTTGGTTATTGTATGTAATTATAAGCATATTAAGCATGTGGATGATGTGGAAGGTGCGCATTAA
- a CDS encoding MarR family winged helix-turn-helix transcriptional regulator — protein MDEKTFNIIQREIATFVHRIVLSEKRNNELDRSTYILLGLLQERGPSSVKTLADDLKLDVSTVSRQAAGMEKKGLVTKLPNPSDGRSYFYQISDQGSIALVENQKTRSDHISKVLEGWSDEESAAFGELLKKYNKTVEKL, from the coding sequence ATGGACGAAAAAACATTTAACATTATTCAGCGGGAGATTGCAACTTTTGTTCACCGGATTGTTTTATCGGAAAAACGTAATAACGAGTTGGATCGATCGACATATATATTACTTGGTTTATTACAAGAGCGGGGACCATCCAGTGTTAAGACATTAGCGGATGATTTGAAATTGGATGTTTCCACTGTTAGCAGGCAAGCTGCGGGAATGGAAAAAAAGGGACTTGTCACCAAATTGCCCAATCCGTCTGATGGCAGATCTTATTTTTACCAAATTAGTGATCAAGGTTCCATTGCTTTGGTTGAAAATCAGAAAACGAGATCAGACCACATCAGCAAGGTGCTTGAAGGTTGGTCTGACGAAGAAAGCGCTGCATTTGGAGAACTGCTGAAAAAATATAATAAAACGGTAGAAAAACTGTGA
- a CDS encoding BCCT family transporter translates to MDKPVLFVSGGALLAFVILAWINQELVTNLVNYLFDFSAKYFGSIYQVLMMGTFLIALFLGFSKFGRIRLGKLDRPEIGYFKWISMIICTLLAAGGVFWAAAEPLSHFITVPPHFSGIDAGSKEAVSPALASSFVDWGFLAWAILGTLGTFVLMYAHYHRGAPLKPRALLYPIFGEKIMQKSALGTFVDAFSIVSVAAGTIGPIGFLGLQASYGLSTLFGMPNNIYMQMLIIVVVVVAAGVSAATGIHKGIQILSSYNAILAVILMAAVLILGPALFIFDSYLESFGLYIQNFFRLNTFRSDEAWLGSWTVFFFAWFIGYGPMMAMFVSRISRGRTIREIVTAVAVIAPIITTFWFTVVGGAGIFGEITHPGSISEALNSDGPPAAMIAIADQLPFGTILGFLFLLATIVFVLTTTDSISLTISMAITGNGDPSKTMRVFWALIMGLVATVLLTIGEDSIDSLQSFIVVTAVPVSLLMLTTFWTAPHVCRELAKEQLDTEEAESHAVDMETESHAVHEKAQ, encoded by the coding sequence ATGGATAAACCAGTATTATTTGTTAGTGGAGGTGCCTTGCTTGCTTTTGTGATTCTGGCATGGATCAATCAAGAGTTAGTAACGAATCTGGTGAACTATCTGTTTGATTTTTCCGCGAAATATTTTGGATCCATATACCAGGTGCTGATGATGGGAACATTTCTTATCGCCTTATTTTTGGGGTTTTCAAAATTTGGACGGATACGATTGGGAAAACTGGATCGGCCGGAAATCGGCTATTTTAAATGGATTTCTATGATTATATGTACATTACTTGCAGCAGGTGGCGTATTTTGGGCTGCTGCTGAACCATTGAGTCACTTTATAACAGTACCACCTCATTTCTCTGGTATTGATGCTGGTAGTAAAGAAGCCGTCTCCCCAGCGTTGGCCTCCAGTTTTGTCGATTGGGGATTTCTTGCCTGGGCTATTCTTGGGACCCTTGGCACATTTGTCTTGATGTACGCCCACTATCACCGCGGGGCACCTTTAAAACCAAGAGCATTGCTTTATCCAATTTTCGGTGAAAAAATTATGCAAAAAAGTGCACTTGGAACGTTTGTTGATGCCTTTTCCATTGTTTCCGTGGCTGCTGGAACGATCGGGCCAATCGGATTTCTAGGGTTGCAAGCAAGCTATGGATTGAGTACCTTGTTTGGAATGCCTAACAATATTTATATGCAAATGTTAATCATTGTTGTAGTCGTAGTGGCAGCCGGAGTATCTGCAGCAACCGGGATTCATAAAGGGATTCAAATTTTAAGTAGTTATAATGCTATTCTGGCAGTCATTCTTATGGCAGCAGTCCTGATATTAGGTCCGGCACTATTTATCTTTGATTCGTATCTGGAGTCATTCGGTCTATATATACAAAATTTTTTCCGACTGAATACCTTCCGCAGTGATGAAGCATGGCTTGGTAGCTGGACGGTCTTCTTCTTTGCCTGGTTTATTGGCTATGGGCCGATGATGGCCATGTTTGTTAGTCGGATCTCCCGTGGGCGGACCATCCGGGAAATCGTTACAGCAGTCGCAGTCATTGCCCCAATTATAACAACGTTTTGGTTCACTGTTGTTGGTGGAGCAGGAATTTTTGGAGAGATCACACACCCCGGTTCGATATCCGAAGCATTAAATAGTGATGGTCCACCTGCAGCAATGATAGCTATTGCAGATCAATTGCCGTTTGGAACCATACTAGGATTTTTATTCCTGTTAGCAACGATTGTCTTTGTCTTAACCACGACTGATTCCATCTCACTGACGATTTCAATGGCAATTACTGGAAACGGTGATCCTTCTAAAACGATGCGTGTATTTTGGGCACTGATTATGGGTCTTGTCGCAACTGTATTATTAACCATCGGCGAGGATAGTATTGACTCGCTGCAATCCTTTATTGTCGTGACGGCAGTGCCGGTATCCCTGTTAATGCTGACCACTTTCTGGACCGCCCCACATGTATGCCGGGAACTTGCCAAGGAACAGTTGGACACGGAAGAAGCGGAGAGTCATGCTGTGGACATGGAAACGGAGAGTCATGCTGTTCACGAAAAGGCGCAATAG